ACAAGATCAAAAGAGCTAAGGttattgaaaatggaacTAGAATAGCTGAGTTCCAGGAATTGCATGCGAATCAGAACGACCAAAAAAATGGTAAGGGTTACTTTGAACACGTATCGAATAATAACGCAGCAATTAAGAAGGAAGGTCCTTATCTTACAGGAAACTCTCCTTCAGGAGTTTCTGCTACTTCAGGGGTCTCACCCGGAGGAGAAATCTATAACGATTATCAAAAAGCACAGTATGTTGGGCAACAGAACGATTCCCGAGTTTCTCATGCACAGCCTGTTCCACAGAAGAATCCAAACATTGACGAATTGGTTCAACAGTACAAGCAGAAAGATACCTCGGCCCAGAAGcttcaaaaagacaaaacGGTTGATACATCGCCTGCTTCATCTACGCAGTCGTTTCCAAATATATCATTAGttactgaaaaattgccaGCCAACCACAATTTTTTTGAGAACTTCGAGCCCACTCAGTTGTTCCCTGATATTAGATATAGTTACCCACCTACTCGCGTTCATTCCCCTAGTGCTGAAGCATCTGCAGAGCCTATTGGTAGCAACGTCTATGCCAGTAGTGGTGGAATAGACGTGAGACATCGCCCTACTAATGATGGGTCTGacgttgttgatgaagctTATCCTTCGACTACCCCAGGAGCTTCCTCGTACACTAATTTTATCGATAGCTCGTTCATCAACATGAACTTGCAATCAGGTATTGAAAACAGCTCTTTGACAGACGACATAGCAtctttgttcaacttgaagtactaACGATAGTGCTCAATATTGACTAGAATGCCGTTGAAGTCGATaccacttctccaacaCATTTTGTTGGTATTTTGTAATAGTATAACTGTCCATACCATATATTTGTAATAAGTACAATGCAACATCTATTATATAAGTATGTAAGCTGATGTATCTATAGTATAAGTTCAGTTCCAGATTCCTTTCTTTTTATATTTCTTCGTGACCTtaaccttcttcaagttgtcaagGATTTCGTCACGACGGAGCTTCTGACTGTAACCAATGTGATTTTGGACCACGGACTCATATATTTCGAAATCTTTGGTAAGCTGCAGAAGATGGTGAGACCACACAGAAGCCAAAATGATCAAGTCGTTATagttttcttcaaattgagccaacttcttgctCAACACATCTTCATgctgattttcttcaagaaattgacgtgaagaattgttcaaattATCTGTTTCTACCTTTGACAAGAAATCGCGGGTATTCGCTATCAATTCCAGCATACCATCGGGGCTGATGTGCAACGTCTCGAATTCGGGAATATTGAAACCTTCCCACGAAATATCCAGAGTAGAGATGGATTTACGACGTCCAGCGTTGACTTCTACTTTGAGAGTGTTACTATTACTATTGTGTTTGTTATTGTTCTGATTGTTGGCgtcagaagttgaatttgcTGGTGTAGCAAGCTCATCAAGGTTGATCGGTATTCCCAACGAGATCAATAAATTGTGACGTATCTTCAGCTTGACCCAATTGGGGGGACGTAAATGGGGCATTGTGGATAATTGAGAGAAGATTTGTGCAGAGCGTTCAGAGAGAAGATCATTTATGGTAGAAGTTGTCTGATGATGACTTTCTTTAGTATCTGGAAACACTTGATTTAGTACACTTGAGAGTTTCGATGTGAAAGCTTGcttatcttcaaaatcatcTTCGCGGAACTGAACAAAACTCTTTTCTGTATATTCTGTTGAGATTTGCGTAGACTGTGGTGACGTCTCGTTGGTTGGTAGGTTGATGTCGCTGTCTTCATTGGTttggaaatcttcaaaCGAAGCTTCGTCAAAAGAGCCGAAATCGCTGTCTGACTCAAGATCTTCATATTCTACTTTTTTTAGTTCTATTTCatcttgattttgttgctgctcttcttcttggtgttCTATAGGTTGTTCTGCTTGATCTTGTATACGTTGCTCTGTTTGTTCCGTTCGTTCGGATTGTTCAGAGTCAATGtcaa
This Scheffersomyces stipitis CBS 6054 chromosome 3, complete sequence DNA region includes the following protein-coding sequences:
- a CDS encoding predicted protein; this translates as MSNDEFESVEETPESIEHEEGRENLEENVDIDSEQSERTEQTEQRIQDQAEQPIEHQEEEQQQNQDEIELKKVEYEDLESDSDFGSFDEASFEDFQTNEDSDINLPTNETSPQSTQISTEYTEKSFVQFREDDFEDKQAFTSKLSSVLNQVFPDTKESHHQTTSTINDLLSERSAQIFSQLSTMPHLRPPNWVKSKIRHNLLISLGIPINLDELATPANSTSDANNQNNNKHNSNSNTLKVEVNAGRRKSISTSDISWEGFNIPEFETLHISPDGMSELIANTRDFLSKVETDNLNNSSRQFLEENQHEDVLSKKLAQFEENYNDLIILASVWSHHLSQLTKDFEIYESVVQNHIGYSQKLRRDEILDNLKKVKVTKKYKKKGIWN